A window from Chryseobacterium vaccae encodes these proteins:
- a CDS encoding CCA tRNA nucleotidyltransferase, translating to MKINLTQNKNLKLFKIISDAAEKNNQSVYIVGGYVRDLLMKRKASTDIDFVTEQSGIELAQTVAQDLDPKLKVSVFKTYGTAMIKYKDLELEFVGARKESYTENSRKPEVEGGTLEDDQKRRDFTINAMAISLNKDNFGELVDPFDGIGDLERETLRTPLEPAQTYSDDPLRMMRAVRFASTLNFKIEGNSLEAIKQEAERIKIVSMERVMVEFNKIMMSQKPSVGLRLMEQTGLLKLIIPELIELKGVEEVEGQTHKDNFYHTLEVVDNISENTDNLWLRWSALLHDVGKAPTKKFVEGTGWTFHGHEFLGSKMVKTLFQRLKLPLGSDMKYVQKMVKLSSRPIALITDDASDSALRRLLFDAGENLEDLFTLCKADITTKNSKKQERFKRNFEYVAVKIKEVEEKDQVRNFQPPITGEEIMKMFNLKPGREIGILKEKVKEAILEGEILNDKEEAEKFVIAEAEKLGLQIN from the coding sequence ATGAAAATTAATCTTACTCAAAATAAAAATTTAAAATTATTTAAAATAATTTCTGATGCTGCGGAAAAAAATAACCAGTCGGTGTACATCGTTGGGGGATATGTCCGTGATCTTTTAATGAAAAGAAAAGCATCTACCGATATTGATTTTGTAACAGAGCAGAGCGGTATTGAGCTGGCTCAGACGGTTGCTCAGGATCTGGATCCTAAATTAAAAGTTTCTGTTTTCAAAACCTATGGAACAGCCATGATCAAATACAAGGATCTTGAACTGGAATTTGTAGGAGCCCGGAAAGAAAGCTACACCGAAAACAGCCGCAAACCGGAAGTAGAAGGAGGTACCCTTGAAGATGACCAAAAGAGAAGGGACTTTACCATCAATGCCATGGCGATTTCTTTAAACAAGGATAATTTTGGTGAATTGGTAGATCCTTTTGATGGAATTGGTGATCTGGAAAGAGAAACCTTGAGAACACCTTTGGAACCTGCACAGACTTACTCAGACGATCCTTTAAGAATGATGAGAGCAGTACGTTTTGCTTCCACCCTTAATTTCAAAATTGAAGGAAATTCTTTAGAAGCGATAAAGCAGGAAGCCGAAAGGATCAAAATTGTTTCTATGGAGAGGGTTATGGTGGAATTCAATAAGATCATGATGTCTCAAAAACCGTCTGTAGGATTAAGATTAATGGAGCAGACAGGCCTTTTAAAGCTCATTATTCCCGAACTTATCGAACTGAAAGGAGTGGAAGAAGTTGAGGGGCAGACCCACAAAGACAATTTTTACCACACCCTGGAAGTGGTAGACAATATCTCTGAAAATACGGATAATCTCTGGTTACGCTGGTCGGCACTTCTGCATGATGTAGGAAAAGCGCCCACTAAGAAATTTGTAGAAGGAACAGGCTGGACCTTTCACGGACATGAATTTTTAGGCTCGAAAATGGTGAAAACTCTTTTTCAAAGACTGAAGCTGCCATTAGGAAGTGATATGAAATATGTTCAGAAAATGGTTAAGCTTTCGTCCCGCCCTATTGCATTAATCACGGATGATGCTTCGGATTCTGCATTAAGAAGGCTGTTGTTTGATGCCGGAGAAAATCTGGAAGACCTTTTCACACTTTGCAAAGCTGATATCACCACCAAGAATTCTAAAAAGCAGGAGAGATTCAAGAGAAACTTTGAATATGTAGCAGTTAAGATCAAAGAAGTGGAAGAAAAAGATCAGGTAAGAAACTTCCAGCCGCCGATTACCGGAGAAGAGATTATGAAAATGTTTAATCTTAAACCCGGCCGCGAAATTGGTATTCTTAAAGAAAAAGTAAAAGAAGCTATTCTGGAAGGTGAAATTCTGAACGACAAGGAAGAAGCTGAAAAATTTGTCATCGCTGAAGCTGAAAAACTGGGACTTCAGATCAATTGA
- a CDS encoding nuclear transport factor 2 family protein gives MNHQKFAKEWISAWNSHDLDDILSHYSEDIEISTPMIAMATGGKESTLKGKEAVREYWKKARDKFPDLHFELIQPTAGVNSVALFYKSIMDKHAVEVMFFNEEGKINKMYAHYD, from the coding sequence ATGAACCACCAAAAATTTGCTAAAGAATGGATCAGTGCCTGGAATTCTCACGATCTGGATGATATATTGTCTCATTATTCTGAAGACATCGAAATCAGTACACCAATGATTGCTATGGCTACAGGAGGAAAAGAAAGTACACTCAAAGGAAAAGAAGCAGTCCGTGAATACTGGAAAAAGGCACGGGATAAATTTCCGGATCTTCATTTTGAGCTAATACAGCCTACGGCGGGTGTCAATTCAGTAGCATTGTTCTATAAATCTATTATGGATAAACATGCAGTTGAGGTCATGTTTTTTAATGAAGAAGGAAAAATTAACAAAATGTATGCTCATTATGACTAA
- a CDS encoding L-threonylcarbamoyladenylate synthase — MEHIIDVLKSGGTILYPTDTIWGIGCDATNIEAVNKIFDIKKREKNKSMIILVESEKRLQDLVDVPEMAWEIIDLSEKPVTIVYEKPRGLPKELLAEDGSIGIRLVKNDFCKKLITKLNKPLVSTSANFSGDKSPLKFSDISPEIISMVDYAVEEDREKVSKYSGSSVIKIWSDNRIKVLRE; from the coding sequence ATGGAACATATTATAGACGTATTAAAATCCGGCGGAACCATTCTTTATCCTACCGATACCATTTGGGGGATTGGCTGTGATGCTACCAATATAGAGGCGGTTAACAAAATTTTTGATATTAAGAAACGGGAGAAAAACAAATCCATGATTATTCTGGTGGAATCCGAAAAGAGGCTTCAGGACCTAGTGGATGTTCCGGAAATGGCCTGGGAAATTATTGACCTGAGTGAAAAGCCGGTAACCATTGTTTATGAAAAGCCAAGGGGACTGCCGAAAGAATTACTCGCGGAGGATGGTAGTATCGGAATCAGGCTGGTAAAAAATGACTTCTGTAAAAAACTGATTACAAAACTGAATAAACCTTTGGTGTCTACTTCGGCTAATTTCAGTGGAGATAAGAGCCCTTTGAAATTTTCAGATATTTCACCGGAGATTATCAGTATGGTGGATTATGCAGTGGAAGAGGATCGTGAGAAAGTTTCAAAATACTCGGGATCTTCTGTCATCAAGATCTGGAGCGATAACAGGATAAAAGTGTTACGCGAATAA
- a CDS encoding DinB family protein: MTDFQKYIQRYLDQIPAGDWLEELKKSGEETIALYSDLTEEQSHFAYAEGKWSLKELLLHLSDCERVFQYRMLAFARGEKASLPGFDEELYAGNSYADKRTLESLMEEYKLVRKSSQIMMETFEPSVLNNTGIANGNEISVETIGKLVVGHNYHHLKIIKERYLPGLK; the protein is encoded by the coding sequence ATGACAGATTTTCAAAAATACATTCAACGATATTTAGATCAGATTCCTGCGGGAGACTGGCTGGAAGAATTAAAAAAATCAGGAGAAGAAACCATTGCATTATATTCAGACCTTACTGAAGAGCAATCCCATTTTGCCTATGCCGAAGGAAAATGGTCTTTAAAAGAACTCTTACTGCACTTATCAGATTGCGAAAGAGTATTTCAATACAGAATGTTAGCTTTTGCAAGAGGAGAAAAAGCATCACTTCCGGGTTTTGATGAAGAATTGTATGCCGGTAATTCTTACGCGGATAAAAGAACTCTGGAATCTCTAATGGAAGAATATAAATTGGTAAGGAAATCCTCACAGATCATGATGGAAACCTTCGAACCATCTGTTTTAAACAATACAGGTATTGCCAACGGAAACGAAATTTCCGTAGAAACAATCGGAAAACTGGTTGTCGGACACAACTACCATCACCTGAAGATTATTAAGGAAAGATATTTACCGGGATTGAAATAG
- a CDS encoding GNAT family N-acetyltransferase, translated as MKNTRKATLEDLEQLSALFDQYRIFYHKESDIPAAENFLKERIQNEDSEIFVVGDNGILTGFVQLYPIFSSTRMQRYWLLNDLYVNENHRGKGYSKELIEAAKDLCRSSNACGMLLETGKSNDVGNRLYPSCGFERYDSVNFYEWTNTMRNR; from the coding sequence ATGAAAAATACAAGAAAAGCTACCCTTGAAGATCTTGAACAGTTGTCAGCACTATTTGACCAGTACAGGATTTTTTATCATAAAGAATCTGATATTCCTGCCGCTGAAAACTTCCTGAAAGAAAGAATTCAAAACGAAGATTCTGAAATTTTTGTAGTCGGAGATAATGGAATATTAACCGGATTTGTTCAGTTGTATCCTATATTTTCATCGACAAGAATGCAGCGTTACTGGTTGCTGAACGATCTTTATGTAAATGAAAACCATAGAGGGAAAGGCTATTCCAAAGAATTGATAGAAGCCGCCAAAGATCTTTGCAGATCATCAAATGCCTGTGGTATGCTCCTTGAAACCGGAAAGTCAAACGATGTAGGAAACCGGCTTTATCCGTCGTGCGGTTTTGAACGATATGATTCTGTAAATTTCTACGAATGGACCAATACCATGAGGAATAGGTAA
- a CDS encoding cystathionine gamma-synthase, with protein sequence MNFNTKVIHGGQHHESATGSVNVPVFLTSTFAQKSPGVHSGYEYSRAANPTRQALEDSLASIENGARGLAFGSGLAAIDCVLKLLNPGDEVIAVDDLYGGTYRMFTRLFEKYQLKFTFVNFDDVSKIADVITDKTKLIWVETPTNPLMKLVDIKAVVDMAKGKDILVAVDNTFATPYIQRPIDLGADIVMHSATKYLGGHSDVIAGALIAKDAELGEKLHFIQFASGGILGPHDSYLVLRGIKTLALRMQRHSDNGLAVAKYLETHPAVDKVIYPGLESHPQYELAKSQMKESGGMVSFTFKSGKKEDAIKFLEKVRVFTLAESLGGVESLANHPALMTHASIPAEKRAELGITDDLVRLSVGIEDAEDLIADLEKAFS encoded by the coding sequence ATGAACTTTAATACAAAAGTAATTCACGGAGGGCAGCATCATGAGTCTGCTACAGGTTCTGTTAATGTACCTGTATTTTTAACCTCTACATTTGCACAGAAAAGCCCGGGAGTACATTCCGGATACGAATATTCAAGAGCTGCCAACCCTACAAGACAGGCTTTGGAAGACTCTCTGGCAAGCATTGAAAACGGAGCGAGAGGTCTTGCTTTCGGTTCTGGTCTTGCAGCTATTGATTGTGTTCTGAAACTGTTAAACCCCGGTGATGAGGTGATTGCTGTAGACGACCTTTACGGAGGTACTTACAGAATGTTTACCAGACTTTTTGAGAAATACCAACTGAAATTTACGTTTGTGAATTTTGATGATGTTTCTAAAATTGCTGATGTCATTACCGATAAAACAAAACTGATCTGGGTGGAAACACCTACCAATCCGCTGATGAAGCTAGTAGATATTAAAGCGGTTGTTGACATGGCAAAAGGAAAAGACATTCTGGTTGCCGTTGACAATACTTTTGCTACTCCTTACATTCAGAGACCGATTGATTTAGGAGCAGATATCGTCATGCATTCCGCTACAAAATATCTGGGTGGACATTCGGATGTAATCGCCGGAGCACTTATTGCCAAAGATGCTGAACTGGGAGAAAAACTTCACTTCATTCAGTTTGCAAGCGGTGGTATTTTAGGACCTCACGACTCTTATCTGGTTTTAAGAGGAATCAAAACACTGGCATTAAGAATGCAGAGACATTCTGATAACGGACTTGCTGTAGCGAAATATCTGGAAACCCATCCTGCAGTAGATAAAGTAATTTATCCGGGATTGGAATCTCACCCTCAGTATGAACTGGCAAAATCCCAGATGAAAGAATCCGGAGGGATGGTTTCTTTTACATTTAAATCAGGTAAAAAAGAAGATGCCATTAAATTCCTTGAAAAAGTAAGAGTGTTTACACTGGCAGAGTCTTTAGGAGGAGTAGAGTCTCTTGCGAACCACCCTGCTTTGATGACACACGCTTCCATTCCAGCTGAAAAACGTGCAGAATTGGGAATCACAGATGACCTTGTTCGTTTAAGCGTAGGAATTGAAGATGCAGAAGATCTGATTGCAGATTTAGAAAAAGCTTTTTCTTAA